CCATATGATGATCATCACAAGTGTCAGCAATATAGTGGTAATGAGCATCACTAGACTGACAACGACACCTGCAAGCAAGGTCATCTTGGGTTAGCATTTTGTAAGGATTGCATAGATTAAACAATAGACTAAAACAGTAAAGAGATGAAGGAAGTTCAAAACAGTCTTCAAATTGGAGAATACGATGTATTATTTAGTTTGATTTAGATTGCATTGGTGGTGATGTCAAACTGTTAAAAAACTTCAATTGCAGTACTTATTGGAACTTGATTTAGTTTACCATCTATAAACTggtaacaattttttaaatagtgaatgCAGTATAAAGCAATCTacagattttatttatttactgtACCAAAAGCATTTCCAATATCTTTCCCATCTCCAAAGATGAGTATGACAGCAACGCAAAGAATCATGAGGATGTAGTTCACTTCTGGGGAATAAACTTCGCCTTCCTTAATATTGGATGTGTGTACCACCTTCACTCGAGGGAAATAATCCAGTACTACAGATTGCTTGATTACCGAAAATGTGGCTGATATGAGCGACTGGCTTGCTACAACTGCAGCTGATGTGGCTATGATAAAGATAGGCCAATAGACTGCAGTTGGTATGAACTTGTAGAATCCATCATCATGATCATTGAGATTCTTGATCAGGTATGCCGTCTGCCCCGCATATGTTAGAACTAAAGAAGGATATATTGTAAACAAGAAAGCTATCTGATGTAAGAAAAAGTGTCAGGGAGCTACTGGAGCAGAAGACATGAAAATCtaaaagataaacaaacaaatggtACTGCTATAACCTGAATGGAACGCTGGTTGAAATGACCAAGATCCGCAAACATTGCTTCTGAACCTGAATAGGGTAGATGATATCAAAGATCAAATGCTGCATATGGTGGTACATTTGTGTGAATAAGTCTACCTATCAATATCAAGAAGATTTTATGACAAGGTAAATCAGATTTACAAGCTTTCTCAATCATGTTACTCAGAAACGCAAACAGGTCTAGACCCTCATAAAGGCCTAGTAGTTCTTCAACAAAATCAACTGAAATCAAATAATCCAAATAATATAATGGAGTTCTTGGGTCATGGTGTAAATATCAAACTACTAAAAGCTAATTCCTATGAGTTCTTTGGAGTAACAAGCAATGCAAAAGATATCCACTGTGTGCATTCTTGGGATCCTTCTGCCTATAGAGAATCATgaaagaaaattgtgaaagagATCCCATAAGTATTGTACTTATAAGTTCAAcattcaacaattttaaacCTACCTGACTTTACATCCTACATTAACAATATCTAAAATTGTTTTGGGAAAATCATTCTCAGCTTATTTTGAGAAACtcataaaatctttttcattaataacttCTAGACATTTTTGTTAGTCTGCACCCTatgtaaattaatatttccaGGATAATCGTTTCAATAAGTTCCACAACCCAAGTTTTGTGTATGTGTAGGCTATCATAATGTTAAAGAACTCAACCCAAAGTAATTGTGCTACTCTTCTACTTGAATTATGGATTCATATTATCTAAATATGACACTCACCTGTGATGCAAAGGACAGTGCCACCAAGCAACAGCCAGCCCTCCTTTCCATTTctccaaaagaaatggaagatgTAGTGCGGTGATATAGCCTTGAATATACTTGGATAATGATGTATAATGCTATAAATTCCGACAAGTGGAGTGCTCAAGGTCCATGCAGCCATGATAGGAGAAAAGAGGAAACTCACTCTAGAGGTACCAAACTTTTGCAACAGGAATAAGACAACTAACACTACTGCAGAGAGTGCCTCCACCAGAGCTGCAGGATAACAAACcagatagtaaataaattcaaagagatattttttcaattaaattgtaaatttttgtatcaaTAGAACTATGCAACCCCAATTTCCAGTACAGAATGCTGACTTGGTTTCCTAGAACATACAAGAGGCCTACTCTAAGATGGTTTTGTATTTCCCACttgaatttcaaatattttccCTTTCCTTTGTTTACGTGACATGCATTCTCTCCATTTTTTGGAATGTATGTGATCCTTTCAAACTGAATCAGCTGCTTACATCACGGCATCAAAACATCTGCTCATTGTGTTTATGACAGAATTTGTGTGAGTCTGACTTTTGAAACCCTTGTTTAATAACAAAGCATCTAGTGACTCCAACATATGTCCTGATTTCTGTCTTAAGAGTGATTTTCATGACAACATCAACATTCCTGTTTATAAAGCTTCTTGAACACAATTCATTAGTTGATTTGGAAATGACACACCTCCTTGGCCCAATACAAGGATAATAATCTTTTCAGAACATCGTCCAATATTCGTAAAGTTCTTTAGCCTTAATGATGCACTCCTACAAATTTTGCCACAGTAATTCCCTTTCTCTACTACTGTCATACTAAAAGCAAATGAAGCAGACTCTAAACTGATTTTGGAGGATTCTGTTCCTGATTCTTCCTTTTTATCATGGAATTAATCATTAGTTGTATATGATTAGAGGGATGCATTTAATGAttaacttttctcattttttgagCTTTTAATGGCTACATAGAAAAGATTTTTATGAAATAACAGAAGAGTTTAAGTAGATCATGCAAAATGTAGCTTGAACATATTCCCAACTCCAAGCACAGCCAACTATGATATTCATGAGTCAGTCAAACTTAACAATATCCTACATGAAGACCCAAAAATTCTCAAGCTTGTGCAAAGTTATCACAATCTGGATGAGTACTTACATTTACTCACAGAAGGAAATGGTGCTCTTAGTCCATCCATTGCCGACAACACtgaacaaattttcaaaagttaaaaatattaaatccaATTAAACACCAGACCAAATTATAATTAAGACAGACAAAATTGAGGAGACAAACCTGAGATTGCAGGGGTAAGTATACCATCACCAATAAGCATGCACATGCctaatatagcaacaaaaagcAATACCCTCCTAGCAACTATactgctttcaaaaaaaattccgagCCTACTTTTCTTTTCAGTGCCCTCCTGCATAGAGTGTGAATGGCTTGAATTTGAACTTACATGTTTTGATGAAAGAATTCCTACATTCACATGCCTACAGAGTAATGAATACAAGGCAAATGTTCCTCCTGCAATTAAAAGTTGTCCGTATaagtaaagaaattaaattgCAGACAGTAACCAACTTATGTTGCTTCACAGTTGTTCACATCCAAAAAACAAGAAATGCAAGATGGATTAATATTTCCTCCTATGCATCAGCGCACTGATATATCACCCAACCCTTATTCTGGTGAAAACAGCATTCTTCCAATAATCCATAGCATTTCCTCACACTATACTAAGTGGAAAACTGGTTAGTGAAACAATTCAAACAGTGGCAAGTCATCCACTAGTCCAACCAGCCACCCAATTCTCAAAGAaggaaataacaaaaatttaacaaCTAAATTATTAATCTTAGAATTAATCAATTATCTACACCCAACACCAGTACAGATAACAAAAGGCAAACAAAGTGCAGTTCAGAATAaataagctagaaaagaaaggAGATAACAACAACTTAGCAACTAAGTTGATTAAGACATAATCTTAGAAATAATCAATTATCCACACCCAAATCCAATACAGAAATTGAAAAGTAAGTAAACTGCACTTCAGAATAAGTATGCAAGAAATCCAGAAATATGAGAACAATAAAAGCAATTATCCAGGTTCATGTAATACCTTCTCCCTGATCATCGGCTTTGATAGCTATGCTAGCATACTTTACAACACCAATGAGAGTAAGAGTCCAGAACATTATGCTGTAGATACCCAAGTAGTCTTCATTCGTTGGAGACTTCAAGGGCATTGAAGGATACACATACAGTGGAGATGTTACAAGTCCTCCAAATACCACTCCAAGAGTCTTGTACGCAAGTACCAGAGTACTCCATCGACTCATCtgcttattaaattaattatttaccACAAGACTtataatttacataaaaaataaaataaaagcttaaataTACGTTTGAAAGTGTTCAAATTGGAAGAGGAGAAACATGACCAACAAAATCAACTAGCATTAAAGCAGTCCCTAACTCCAAACACTGTTTAAATCATGAAAGCACAGAATAACAAAGAATTGTGTGTATAAAATTACCAGTCATTGAAACATACAATTTAGAATGTAATCAagaaatcatgattttttttttttaattattactttttaaaaatgaatggtAAAGAAAATCACGAAGAAAGCTGAGCAGAAACTGAAGATATATATTACAAATCATATACCATATGGAAAAAGTTACATACTACACACTGGGATGCCCCTCCTTATACCATGTGAACAGTGAATATGGACAATCCTTATATCCCTATATTTTACACATTCCCATTCTTATACCATGTGGATATGGGCAATTCTTATATCCCTTTATGAGTTTATGTGTTACACATTAAGACTGTCGTCTAGCCTGCTTCCACATGTGACTTACTATAGtatactaaaattattaaagatAGTTTGTTCTTGGTAAATCTCtatcattaaaatttcaaatactactccaataaaaaatttgttttcaaaaatttttaaactaaattatttatcataatttttgatTGGGTCACACCAACGCTTGCATTATGTGCTTCAACGTAAATGTTTTTCATCAtacaactattaaaaaataataataataatactacttTTATTAAAAGTTTCAATCACCAAAAGTTCTCAAAAATAAAGTTCCATTGCTTATttaaaagtatttaaaaaaaaaaaaaacaaactccAAATATGTAAACATATTAAAGAATCTAGCACAACCGTTACATGCACCAAACATAAAGTTtatgagaaaaacaaaacaaaatcaaacccatattGATAAACATGCTTCGTATATACAAACATATGTTTTTCTGCAACTGTTTGAGAAGGAAGTGTGGAGCCAGAAATCCATGTTTATAtgtgcagagagagagagagaggtgaaaaaatatgaataaataCCTGTTCGTTTGCATTTGGAAGGGAAGCAGAATCAATACTAAGAGCATGAAGGTGGAGAAGGCGGCCACTAGAGGCAGTAgaatcatcaacaacaacaacgttaACCTCAGATAGATTTGGTCGTGAGTCACTCTGTCTTCGCCGATCCATTCGCACAAACTTCCCAGAACTTGGATAGAGATTTGTGTTGGGTGGTGGCTCAAGACTTCAGTTGTATTCAACGAGTATTTAAACCAACGAACCAGAGCCAAGTTTAGCTTGGCCCCACCTATCTGACCACTGACCAGGCTTCCCAAGTTGCCACGGAAATGACACTGCGGAATTTGGATCACAAGGAGGGCTaccattgttttcttttttgtatcaTCCCAGTCCAGGGCCGGTTTAATAACTTTTGGGGGTTAGgcgaaaattttaaatgaatttttttttataattaaataaaatatactttgaaatttttttatttaaaatatatttttcttgttttttaaaatacaaaattactaattaaatttttgtacttaaattactctaacattttttttaattgataatatatcTAATTCACTTAGTCTTTTTTGTGacacaatttataattaaaaataataatttaactgtcagattaaaaaaaaaagtgagaaaccGTCGGACCAAACCATGTAAGTTATATCTGTGGTCTGTGGACTGTActcctatccaaaaaaaaagtgagaaccATCCGGCTGTTCTCCACTGCATCTTATATTCCTATGGTTaagtttataagaaaaaaacgtttatccaaaaaaagaaaagacgtGTCCTATCAAAGAGAATACCACTATGGAAAGAAAAGAGGGTTTAGTACTAGTTTAGTAAAGTTTTTAGTACTTTGTGGTAGACTATCAATGATTCAAGGTCCGCAAAATTAGAAAAGCCATCATTAGCAGAAAACGTGTCCCTTGACTCCCATCCTATCAAACAATTGTGCAGTACAGTGAAAGTGtgaaacaaactaaaaatatatataatataagttaaAGAAATAGAAGACTCTGAGTACCCGTTTGGATTGCGCTGATTTTGGCATTTGTGTTCCtgttctgtgtttttttttttttttttttttttgttgttcaaCCCGCAATAGTTGACTTGTCAACTGTGAACAGTATACCTATGTACTGTTTACGGGTCCcataaattacactttttagtaactttttcattaaaaatatatctcacagtactatttacacatttaaaaattatttcgttacagtattttcagtttcagttttcagtttcataaaaaataagctcaatccaaacggacctgAGTCTTTATTTTCAgaaagacaaagagaaagaggggaaGAATTGAAGAAGAATACCTCTTGTGGCCGATTGGTAGACTAGTATGATGCtagaatcaacaaagaaaaatttcaagcCAGACTGACTGAGTTGATGGAAAaagatcaagaatcaagatgaagatgaagaaaagaaagataagacggtggagaggcagagagatagagagatgagaggtttttcttttgtttttgaaatttataatttgtattttagtATATTTCATGACAATTACGttgtattattaatgaatttgtctgctattaattttgattttagcatttttcaagaatgagttaataaatttgtcttctaaaatttaattttgttagctggagtttgacttttttttttttttccttcttaatcttttgcattttaggatacaatgggcctttttaatgcattttattgaccaataaaaatgcttaaattttttttaaccaaaatatataaataaatatgttatatatataatttttttttacgaGTGGGGGCCTTATTttatttgggggccttaggcgattGCATCACTTGCATCATTTGTTGAGCCGGCCCTACCTAGTCCTATGCCATTTAAGAGGCTGTTTGGCAtcttcattttgttttattaaaaaatactcATATATTCTTATGTTTAAGTAGGGACAGAATGTTTaagtataaacaaaattaaaggacaatATAGTAAAAATCCAACTCTAACTTCCAgtaaaatattgcctaaaaaataggttCACTCTTCTGTTTGAGAAATTACAAGATCCACATGGTAGATAAGTGATATGGTCCGCTATTCCACTAAAAGACTTCtacctgtttaaaattgttagttagaaaatttttttaaacataaattaattattgacacagcaattttaaacaaatggaagttttttagtggaattgTGGACAAGTGACGTAGTCCACTAAAggactctataatttctccaaTTATAGATAAGTGATGGTGCTGAGCTTATGAcctttattaattaattaattaactaaggAGATTGTACTTATTTATGGTCAAATTAGTGGTTCTTCATGTTAATAGTTCTTTAATGGCGTCTTAGAGTACTCCTTgtgaaaaatatgatttttgtttatatgatTGTAAATGTTATGGGTCTcaagctttttttatttttatttatatatgtagtTTCTAGTTTGCTCAATTAGTGTATTATTGTCAAATAAGATATTTTGAATTTGCATCTCACCTACACTAAATACCAATTTAGTATCTTGacctaataataaaaagtaatcatATTAATGCCATAGACTGAaattctataatatatatatatatatatatataaaataattatatataatataatataaaagtaagagCGCTCACATAAGTGagtatataatagaaaaagaaacataaaatttatataattttgccTAAAATTGATCTACATCAATCAATGTATAGTTGTGTAAATTTGCAAATTTTCTATAGtaaccgtgtaaatttacactgatACTGatcattttgcatttatttattttttcattctttatgtATTCTGAAGATGAAGGAAGAGAGTGAATGGTAGTTATGTGAAggaagagaaacaattaaaatctGATATATAGGGTGTTTTAAAAAttgagtaggtaaaatagaaaaaataagttcttatgttaaaattaaaaaaaagaaaaaaagaaaagaaaaaaaaggcaagaGTTAATGAGAATGCTTTAGGGGCATTTGGTTCAATGCGATGTGCCCTTAATATGATGCACATTACGATGACAtgatactaaatttttttttaaaaaaaatttttaacattaccatcatctaaaattacaaaatatattacatCACCTTAATCTTATCGCCTTCCTAAAAAATGTAATGTTATATTATTGTATTGAGATTACATTAATGTACAAttataataatgtaatattataGTCTAACGTAACATCACAACCTACAAATGCCCATAAGTGTCGTCCAACCTTTGATtagtctatctcaattataattgactagcctctgagcacgcactCACGAGTGTGCTCAGaggttcttctattttttgtgtAAAAGTTAATAGTGATTGTTCATTATAATTCGAAGTtgctacatttttcaatcataaaAATATCTGGAGATGTGATGatatttataccaaaaaattatttcattcacAAATGCATAAATCTCGTCAAATTCCACATCTTTATAAAagaaagggaagagaaaaacccaaaacataaCCTGTAAGTGGGTAGTTTGAGGGAGAGTCCATTTTGTATTAAATAAAGATACAATTGTATAAAGAGAGTTAGTAACatcttttcaaaattataaacttgCATAAAATAAAGATGCACATACAAACATGCAagaaagaaaacttaaaaaaaaaaaaaaaaaaaaaaaaaaaaaaaaaaagaagaagaagaagaagaaggagaaaagaaTGAGTATTAAGAAAACTATGTAACTCTGCTTATGTCTtcatgagaaagagagaaagggggagagaacatttatttatgttttgttttgtttggcaACGGGCTTGCcatttaggaaaataaaaattatggtgGTGCCTAAATTTAAGGATATGGATGAGAATTTATAGTAGTGGTTTTATagtaagagtttttttttttttttttttttttttttttcaaaataaagaagagatttgggaaaaataaaaataactgtAAGATTAGAGTAaggtgataggccaaaaacgaattaacccttgtgataaattaaccaattaatttagtaaagtgaattaattaagttaattagtcatgcaaatgcgtggtagcacaaataaatcaccaataaactaagtatgtagtggaaaataaattgacatggtgatttgtttatgaatagggCAAACCAACGCGGCAAAAACCctaccaggtgattttaagttCACCACTCCCGATATTccactattattacaacaagtggttacaagtaaaagaatcccagtaccttataccaatctacagttgaacccttatcccaatacccaattggacttattttgtagtgacaatttctccttttgatgcatggctcccagtacgtgactaactaattgcgcggatcccagtacgtgacttcaatcaccaactcgAGAAGGTTGTTAGttacaaaattcttcagttcatcccaacgatgaagatcaagaagatgcttgatcACAAAGCCCTacagtgcacaaacacaacaacttcttcacaaaaATAATGAACTAGAGTAAATTCTGTCTCttgtcacaatttgcttgaacaaattttgcttaacacttgtgcaacttgtgaactctttgacggtccttaaaataatccttttatatgtttagggttgtgagaaaaaaaagttcaaacacataatcacagattggagtcaaaataaaactgaaactctgtttttcataaatcttGACAAAtgcttatctgtcgagctgtTGTCGAGTAGCTATCAAGCCACAgggctggaacagcttcttaagctcgatagatggctagctgtcgagctttaatgacagacacttcttcagcttgtttcttaGACAGACTCACATgattttaacacttgatcttgaaatacagtttcttaaagtattaaacacatcctaaatttacccaaatacaagtgaagtgcgttttgtcaaaggattagtcaattacataaaataatgacatatgttcctaacaagtgaattaCATATGTCCTAGCATAAGGAAACtggaaattttattgaaaataaaaagggacaaaagaaaaagaaaaatctctctttttttaggtAGAAATAGATAAGTCTtgataaagggaaaaaagaaagagtaaaaagtaaaaatgtgaGGTGAGTGGAATATAGGAGAGTTAAGGATATGGAATAGTagtggtttttaaaaaaaaaaaaaatttaataataggagttttttacttttcaaaataaaaaagaaaagaaaagaatagagtaaagataaagggaaaaaagaagaagaagaagaaatgtaaAAACGTGAGGGGTGAGTGGAATATGGGAGAGATGTAAGAGTTGAGTTtaaaaaatcaactagaaaagtgatcctattttattttgtagggAATTAGAGATGCATTTTTACCGAAATGTTCTATTTAAACCTAAGGGTgcaggggtatttttgaaccacaaaaTTGAGTTTCTCAAATAGGaaaagccccttaaatagtagtatagatgagcacaaagatggagatgaatccagtcaacaggctcttctttctgataaaggtattGTTGATAATTCTCAACTTAATCTTGTTAATAAAGtgcttcctccaaaatggtttacaaaagttaaaattgttgtttcccataactatcatttcactgttattgctataATTGATTCTGGTGtggatatgaactgtatccaagaaggattgattccttcaaaatattttgaaaaatcaattgaaagatttgtttctgctaatggtactcaaatgaagattaaatacgaattgaataatgctcatgtttgTCATGGTAATGTCTGTTTCAATATTCCTTCTATCCTTGTTAAAaacatgactgataaagtgattcttggtctgccatttataaatgctttgtatcattttcttgttgaacatgatggaattactactgatccttttggacaggaagtaaaattcaaatttgcttcaaagttcgAAATTGATGTTGTTGCTTTAAATTTGATTCATGCTAAAACCAAACATCTTAACTTCCTTCAGCAAGAAGTAAGATACAAGAAAATTACTGAACAACTTTCTGATACATTAttgcaattaaaaattaataatttttagaaaattatgaTTGATAATGTTTGCTTTGATGCTCCTAATGCTCTTTGGCCTGAGAAAATACACATTGATAATTTGTCTTATGTTGAAGACTTCCCCATTAATGTGCTTATTCAAGACTTGATGATAGGTTCTTGCCAATGTTTCACAGATATTGCTAAAGGTAATATTCATAGCACCAAAATGTTAACTACTATCGATTGTCCTAACATTATCAATATTTCTTCGCAGGAATCGAAGCATGATACGTGGATAAGTACCACTAATAAGTGGAATAATACTAATCCttataccactagtaagtggattattaCGACTTCCTCAGCAGAGAGGAGGAACAAGGGAAAAGCACCAGCACAGGGCTATTGGGACAACCTTTTGTAATGCACAAAGGCGCATCTTCTGGAGTAAAATCCAGaggatcaacatcccttcagGAATTTGTCCCGGCAGAGGTGACATATTCTAGTAGTGATATGATAATTGCTTTGTAAGAAGTTTTGTCTAGAAGGTtacaattccacaatggaacCTATTCAGAACTACCAGATTCTATTAAATTTATTCTTGATAACCTTCAAGTTGCTTTTACTAGGAACCACCGTAACCTTTTCTAGAGAACACTTAGAGCCCTTGAAATCCACCTTGTTAACCTTACTACTCAAAATGAGGCTTATATGAGCCACTATGCTGACCTTGTTTCGAAAAATAACCCTATTTCAGAAATGATCTTGTTTCAAAATATAACCTTGTTTCGGAAAATGAAGACTTGAAAAGCCACCTTGAGGCCtacattagtcaactctttggcaaagaggaaatccattcaatggataaaaaGACTATAATGGGCACTGATTATGTTAGATTGAGTCTAAAGACCCAATCTTTGTTAAGAAGTGCTATTGCCAACTTGCCAATAGATATACAATCTTGTATTTTGAAAAGCAAGGCTATGTTTAGGTCTTTTGACCTATGGtccaaatatttcaagaaacttgTTACAGCTACTATTCCTGATCCTGATGAATTAGATGAATCTGATAACGTATTTATCCAACTAGATTGGGAAGAACACTTTGGAAGTACTCTCAGGGTGTATGAAAAGAAACACCCATTTCCTGGTCTCTTGATTAATTACGATGACGATTCATATGTTGCTGATGAtttagatgatgatgatgacagggATCCTAACTGGCTTTCCCAAATGTTTAAATATGGCTTTATTAGATTCTTAAAATTAACAAGCCATCGCCATGCCAGCCAGCTTCCACAAATTATTCAGAATGCTATTAGAGGATTTGAAAGTCCTTTTGTTTCCATCAGATGCTGGAGTACTCTGCCAAAATGGGAAAGAGACTGGATGAATGTCCAGCCCTCAAAGCATCTCATTCTTATTAATGGACACACTCACCAAGGACAATGGCTTGAAGGGAATTCTCATTTGTCCTTCAAAGATCCTTTTGCTCTTGCAGAatgttggagaaattatttcaataatCAAATTCTTGATGTTGCTCAAAATTTATGGAAAGATTATCATTTCATAGGAAGCACAgatagaatttttgtttttggtcccAAACCCTATGCTAATGCTATTGCTCATTTGCGTATAGCAGATCATTGGAATCCAAGAAGTCTTCTTACCCCAGAAAAAATCCGAAGTTTGAGCCACTTCTATATTGTGGATTTTGTAATCATTTGGTTCCTATTGACCACTGATAGATTACTACTGCTGCTATTGATAATTCTAAATTGATTCCCCTATTTTTCTGGCCTGCAGAACGGCCAAAATGCTACAATGTTCACTTCTTGGTAAAAGTTCCTACTGTTGTTTTACACCACTGCTCCACTTCTCCATGATGTTCAAAAAGGTTCTTTCAGCTTTCAGTCATTTCAAAGTCTACTGTTGCTGCTCCATGCGTAATATTTTGGTTCAGAAAAGAGATTCTTTTAGTCCTTTGGTTTCAGAAAAAAGATTCTTAGTCCTTTGGTTTCTAGTCAAAGTCTTTGGTTTTTAGTCTACTATTGCTACTCCATGCATAATGTTCAGAAGATTCCTTTGGCTTT
This genomic stretch from Quercus lobata isolate SW786 chromosome 3, ValleyOak3.0 Primary Assembly, whole genome shotgun sequence harbors:
- the LOC115982156 gene encoding probable potassium transporter 17 produces the protein MDRRRQSDSRPNLSEVNVVVVDDSTASSGRLLHLHALSIDSASLPNANEQMSRWSTLVLAYKTLGVVFGGLVTSPLYVYPSMPLKSPTNEDYLGIYSIMFWTLTLIGVVKYASIAIKADDQGEGGTFALYSLLCRHVNVGILSSKHVSSNSSHSHSMQEGTEKKSRLGIFFESSIVARRVLLFVAILGMCMLIGDGILTPAISVLSAMDGLRAPFPSVSKSLVEALSAVVLVVLFLLQKFGTSRVSFLFSPIMAAWTLSTPLVGIYSIIHHYPSIFKAISPHYIFHFFWRNGKEGWLLLGGTVLCITGSEAMFADLGHFNQRSIQIAFLFTIYPSLVLTYAGQTAYLIKNLNDHDDGFYKFIPTAVYWPIFIIATSAAVVASQSLISATFSVIKQSVVLDYFPRVKVVHTSNIKEGEVYSPEVNYILMILCVAVILIFGDGKDIGNAFGVVVSLVMLITTILLTLVMIIIWKTPPVLVALYFSVFFVMEGVYVSAVCTKIYEGGWIPFAISFILAVIMFGWFYGRQRKLEYEVTHKITLEGLRELLSNPSVQRVPGLCFFYTNIQDGLTPILEHYIKNMKSLHRFTIFTTLRYLLVSKVAPHERIIIRKLGLIGVYGCMIQYGYADSLNLEGDDFVSQVTNSLQMHLQDCSDGLTYDPVEIQEEISDLEHAKQAGVVHVRGKTRFHVGKNCGWFDRIMLAFYEVIHNNCRSALPALEVPLQQRIEVGMLYEA